From the Candidatus Margulisiibacteriota bacterium genome, one window contains:
- a CDS encoding amino acid adenylation domain-containing protein, with protein MVNIYNLFLEQTKDNEENIAIIYDGTEYSYAYLLEEIKNISEKLQINGLIEGEVVALYMTCSFLSVASLLAIWKLGAAVLPFDENTPKIRCQNYLEQSKAKMILTEKDNLLNIQVCNVNESLKNENIAYIMFTSGSTGNPKGVKISGKNIESLIAAWQEFYGLLDFLPRVLQLSSISTDMFIGNLLKSLFFSGTLIIVNKEDRLNLASMVQVFDKYKPNLIEFIPSYMRLVLEQVIENSLGTTFLKQIVVGGEACSQLDYKWMIANFPLARVVNGYGLTECTIESVVYETKNMDDRINEQRMLIGKPLNNTHVFVVNSNLELISDGECGELLIGGDGVAEGYLDEAMDKGKFIRFKGINCYRTGDTVQKMSSGDLLFLGRNDEQIQVNGYRVELSEINGVLGEISGVKEAVALNVGKDSFKPQVVAFVVATLDKKSILAEIILKLPEQMVPTEIILLDSLPRTVSGKIDRQALISSLKTKMHEEKENYQPKNVIIAILGEVLEKPLFMDRSIGAQGADSLAMIRILHKLKQQEFNAKISDIYATNSINSFIDLMILSKEQEPLIQYSCKRELISAELIKTKLGELRQSEIVFFNKLILSGVEKILDLESFKASFRTIQREKYNIDYLLFNDKSFNELAEKHFCLLKEQDLLRSTLNVEDKLAWLVFKLPEDILPILVDLSDYHFEQSQILSMLPFIKEYYLIKDKLSRFPYRHLFVKISDNKFMFVFCMDESIHNKVGADIVKSYFSLGKLDNTVQYEEYLKLLKKGSLLSEEDIVKEFRLKEFNNAVESFPEYSLEQIRLYNYEFVLDKQKDSYTQSLEIFKKISNNLFELDVPFFMVQDTRAYQDGIFSKTIGEFTDFIPCVLSLGGTFEKLINDINFLRKKATLTFTNMKSFKWFSVRYTHPIIKKFASNVKLEREGMEKIVVFHYRTEVDDSTELYSTENIKQNMHSSWPTAITFNFAQSGDKLFLSSYLPCDKNRWLEIVREIEDGKI; from the coding sequence TTGGTAAATATTTATAATTTATTTTTAGAACAAACAAAAGATAATGAAGAAAATATTGCAATAATTTACGATGGCACAGAGTATAGCTATGCTTATCTTTTAGAAGAAATTAAGAACATTTCCGAGAAATTACAAATTAATGGACTTATTGAAGGTGAGGTTGTTGCTCTTTACATGACATGTTCTTTTCTTTCTGTTGCTAGTCTTTTGGCTATATGGAAATTAGGTGCAGCAGTCCTTCCTTTTGATGAGAATACTCCAAAGATAAGGTGTCAAAATTATTTAGAGCAGTCAAAGGCTAAAATGATTTTGACTGAGAAGGATAATCTTCTTAATATTCAGGTTTGCAATGTAAATGAATCACTTAAAAATGAAAATATTGCTTATATAATGTTCACCTCTGGTTCAACTGGGAATCCTAAAGGAGTCAAAATTAGTGGAAAAAATATTGAAAGCTTGATAGCTGCTTGGCAAGAATTTTATGGATTATTAGATTTTTTGCCACGTGTATTACAACTTTCTAGCATTAGCACTGACATGTTCATTGGTAATCTTCTCAAATCTTTGTTTTTTTCTGGCACTCTAATTATTGTAAATAAAGAAGATAGGTTAAATCTTGCAAGTATGGTTCAAGTTTTTGATAAGTATAAACCGAATCTTATTGAATTTATCCCTTCTTATATGAGACTGGTACTAGAGCAAGTTATAGAAAATAGTCTGGGTACCACTTTTTTAAAACAAATAGTTGTTGGTGGAGAGGCTTGCTCCCAATTAGACTACAAGTGGATGATTGCTAATTTTCCCTTAGCAAGGGTGGTAAATGGTTACGGTCTTACAGAGTGTACTATTGAGAGCGTTGTATATGAAACTAAAAACATGGATGATAGAATTAATGAGCAGCGAATGTTAATTGGTAAACCACTAAACAATACTCATGTATTTGTTGTTAATAGTAATCTAGAACTGATTAGTGATGGTGAATGTGGCGAGCTGTTAATTGGTGGAGATGGTGTTGCTGAGGGATATTTGGATGAGGCAATGGACAAAGGTAAGTTTATAAGATTTAAGGGAATTAATTGTTATAGAACTGGAGATACAGTACAAAAAATGTCTTCGGGAGATTTGTTGTTTTTGGGCAGGAATGATGAGCAAATACAAGTAAATGGATATAGGGTTGAATTAAGTGAAATAAATGGAGTGTTAGGAGAAATAAGTGGAGTAAAAGAAGCTGTAGCGTTGAATGTTGGGAAGGACTCCTTTAAACCTCAGGTTGTCGCTTTTGTTGTGGCAACTTTAGATAAAAAAAGCATTCTAGCTGAGATTATATTAAAATTGCCGGAACAAATGGTTCCTACTGAAATCATTTTATTGGATTCGCTTCCAAGGACAGTTAGTGGGAAAATTGATAGGCAAGCTTTAATTTCTTCCCTTAAAACAAAAATGCACGAAGAAAAAGAAAATTATCAACCCAAAAATGTAATAATTGCAATTCTTGGAGAAGTTTTAGAAAAGCCATTGTTTATGGATAGAAGTATTGGTGCGCAGGGTGCTGACTCCTTAGCAATGATTAGAATTCTTCATAAACTAAAGCAACAAGAATTCAATGCAAAAATATCAGACATTTATGCTACCAATAGCATTAATTCCTTTATAGATTTAATGATTTTATCAAAGGAGCAAGAGCCCTTGATTCAATATAGCTGTAAGCGCGAATTAATAAGCGCTGAGCTTATAAAAACTAAACTAGGTGAGTTGCGACAGTCAGAAATAGTTTTTTTTAATAAATTGATTTTAAGTGGAGTTGAAAAAATACTTGATTTGGAATCCTTTAAAGCAAGCTTTAGAACAATTCAGAGAGAAAAGTACAATATTGATTATTTATTGTTTAATGATAAATCTTTTAATGAGCTTGCTGAGAAACATTTTTGTTTGTTAAAAGAACAAGATTTATTGAGATCAACACTTAATGTCGAGGATAAATTGGCTTGGTTAGTTTTTAAGTTGCCAGAAGATATCTTGCCAATATTGGTAGATTTAAGTGATTATCATTTTGAACAATCACAAATTCTTAGTATGTTGCCTTTTATTAAAGAATATTATCTTATTAAAGATAAATTAAGTAGGTTCCCTTATAGGCATTTGTTTGTAAAGATCTCCGACAATAAGTTTATGTTTGTTTTTTGTATGGATGAATCCATTCATAACAAGGTTGGTGCAGATATTGTGAAGAGTTATTTTTCTTTAGGAAAGCTAGACAATACTGTTCAATATGAGGAATATTTAAAGTTATTAAAAAAAGGTTCCTTGTTAAGTGAAGAGGATATAGTTAAAGAATTTAGGTTGAAAGAATTTAATAATGCAGTAGAAAGTTTTCCAGAATATTCGTTGGAACAGATTAGGTTATATAATTATGAGTTTGTTTTAGATAAGCAAAAAGATAGCTACACTCAGTCCTTAGAGATATTTAAGAAAATATCAAACAATTTGTTTGAGTTAGATGTACCATTTTTTATGGTTCAAGATACGCGGGCATATCAGGATGGTATTTTTAGCAAGACTATAGGTGAGTTTACTGACTTTATTCCTTGTGTGTTAAGTTTAGGAGGAACTTTTGAAAAATTAATTAATGATATAAATTTTCTAAGAAAGAAAGCGACATTAACGTTTACCAATATGAAATCTTTTAAATGGTTTTCTGTTAGGTATACGCATCCAATTATTAAAAAATTTGCAAGCAACGTAAAGCTAGAGAGAGAAGGAATGGAGAAGATTGTTGTTTTTCACTATAGAACTGAAGTAGATGATAGTACCGAGTTATATAGTACAGAAAACATCAAACAAAACATGCACTCAAGTTGGCCAACAGCAATTACTTTTAATTTTGCACAATCAGGGGATAAGTTGTTTCTCAGTTCTTATTTGCCTTGTGACAAAAATAGGTGGTTAGAAATAGTACGGGAAATAGAAGATGGAAAAATATAG
- a CDS encoding condensation domain-containing protein: MEKYSLSFQQEEMWIAEQFYSTGSLFNIGGYCKLDAEINHQILEKAISIALNSYSNFKAHILVDDDGVPYQVFDDFVAFDYEFIDYLVDDKSAMDWMQKKMDSSLLSKENKLIYVATIKTTQTQFYFLKIHHLLSDFFGVKIMLNKMMTVYQQLIENINPAIFTTQESDYRDYLIVQKEYINSITWLKDKEYWQRELNIKEKDLSLSSPINNADFKSNVKYMVIDNFKKERLTAIAKEHNVSDFVFWLYLVGVTFCEMDASSCYYLGVHFLNRLNRKEKNNPGLFTNSLPIKISNSEFKKDIFDLSKRVRQAFRHQQFPIRKLSLSTDFYSVIVSFESYQKSEDIYGYTLKSKESVCPITFYIDNHQIQLVYHKSIGEEKINEVISSLWETINRVIC; encoded by the coding sequence ATGGAAAAATATAGTCTTTCATTTCAACAAGAAGAGATGTGGATTGCTGAACAGTTTTATTCTACTGGAAGTTTATTCAACATTGGTGGTTATTGTAAGCTAGATGCTGAGATTAATCATCAAATATTAGAGAAGGCAATTTCCATTGCTTTGAATAGCTATTCCAATTTCAAAGCACATATTTTGGTTGATGATGATGGCGTGCCTTATCAAGTTTTTGATGATTTTGTAGCTTTTGATTATGAATTTATAGATTATCTTGTTGACGATAAAAGTGCAATGGATTGGATGCAAAAGAAAATGGATAGTTCTTTATTATCTAAAGAGAATAAGCTCATTTATGTGGCAACAATAAAGACAACTCAAACTCAATTTTATTTTTTAAAAATACATCATTTGTTGTCAGATTTTTTTGGAGTTAAAATTATGCTAAATAAAATGATGACAGTATATCAGCAATTAATAGAGAACATTAATCCTGCCATTTTTACTACACAAGAGAGTGATTATCGCGACTATTTGATTGTGCAAAAAGAGTATATTAACTCGATAACTTGGCTGAAAGACAAAGAGTATTGGCAGAGGGAACTGAATATTAAAGAAAAGGACTTAAGTTTATCATCACCAATAAATAACGCCGATTTTAAAAGTAATGTGAAATATATGGTTATAGATAATTTTAAAAAGGAAAGATTAACTGCAATTGCTAAGGAACATAATGTTTCAGATTTTGTTTTTTGGCTTTATCTTGTTGGAGTAACATTTTGTGAGATGGACGCTTCTAGTTGTTATTATTTGGGTGTACATTTTTTGAATAGATTAAATAGAAAGGAAAAGAATAACCCTGGCCTTTTCACTAATTCTTTACCAATAAAAATAAGCAACAGTGAATTTAAGAAGGACATTTTTGATTTATCAAAGAGGGTAAGACAAGCTTTCAGGCATCAGCAATTTCCTATTAGAAAACTTTCTTTATCAACGGATTTTTATTCGGTTATAGTTTCTTTTGAAAGTTATCAGAAGTCAGAAGATATTTATGGATATACTTTAAAAAGTAAAGAATCCGTTTGTCCAATAACTTTTTATATTGATAATCATCAGATACAATTGGTTTATCATAAAAGTATAGGTGAAGAAAAAATAAATGAAGTAATTTCAAGTTTGTGGGAAACAATAAATAGGGTCATATGTTAA
- a CDS encoding SIMPL domain-containing protein (The SIMPL domain is named for its presence in mouse protein SIMPL (signalling molecule that associates with mouse pelle-like kinase). Bacterial member BP26, from Brucella, was shown to assemble into a channel-like structure, while YggE from E. coli has been associated with resistance to oxidative stress.), protein MKKRLIVVVCLLSVLTVFAVAYNGDSKINMISVNGKGEISFEPDIAYVSVGVNGVFQDVTKGQKEINNKINNFLDKIKGIVPKDNISTERFSVNNTYEYVSGKRQFAGYTIDQNLKIKLKDLKLIGEVIDLAVENGLNNVGQIIFSSSKIDEYKQKALKQSLLDAKKKAELIAGTMNTGKIKIKQIQEAGSFAQPLRAEGMQMKTLAAADTSTQYQVGDMIVNAQVNVIYEF, encoded by the coding sequence ATGAAAAAAAGATTAATAGTGGTGGTATGTTTGTTAAGTGTTCTTACAGTATTTGCAGTTGCATATAATGGCGATAGTAAAATCAATATGATTTCTGTTAACGGTAAAGGCGAGATTTCTTTTGAACCAGATATAGCTTATGTTTCAGTCGGAGTAAATGGTGTTTTTCAAGATGTAACAAAAGGGCAAAAAGAAATTAATAATAAAATAAATAATTTTTTAGATAAAATAAAGGGAATCGTTCCAAAAGATAATATTTCTACAGAGAGATTTAGCGTGAATAATACATATGAGTATGTTTCCGGAAAAAGACAGTTCGCAGGCTACACAATAGACCAGAATCTGAAGATTAAGTTAAAGGACTTAAAGTTGATTGGTGAAGTGATTGATTTAGCAGTTGAGAATGGTCTAAACAATGTTGGTCAGATTATTTTTTCTAGTTCTAAGATAGATGAATATAAACAAAAAGCCTTAAAACAATCTTTGCTTGATGCCAAGAAGAAGGCTGAGCTAATTGCTGGGACTATGAATACTGGGAAAATTAAAATTAAACAAATTCAAGAAGCAGGAAGCTTTGCTCAGCCCTTAAGAGCAGAAGGCATGCAAATGAAAACTTTGGCCGCAGCTGATACAAGTACACAGTACCAAGTTGGCGATATGATAGTAAATGCTCAAGTCAACGTGATATACGAATTTTAA
- the purE gene encoding 5-(carboxyamino)imidazole ribonucleotide mutase produces the protein MKDVLVIMGSNSDMPVMQECIDTLEKFGLSCQVEVASAHRTPEKVLGIAKDADKKFKVIIAAAGKSAHLPGVIAGHTILPVIGVPMKTSDLGGVDSLYSIVQMPKGVPVATVAINGAMNSAILAAQMIGISNSAVKEKLLAHKEEMKNS, from the coding sequence ATGAAAGACGTTTTAGTAATAATGGGAAGTAATTCCGATATGCCAGTTATGCAGGAATGTATAGATACTTTAGAAAAATTTGGATTAAGTTGCCAAGTGGAAGTAGCTTCTGCTCATCGCACGCCAGAAAAGGTTCTAGGAATTGCCAAAGATGCTGATAAAAAATTTAAAGTTATTATTGCTGCTGCTGGTAAATCTGCTCATCTTCCTGGTGTTATTGCAGGGCATACAATCTTGCCAGTAATTGGTGTTCCGATGAAGACTTCTGACTTAGGGGGTGTGGATTCGTTATACTCTATTGTGCAAATGCCAAAGGGAGTTCCTGTTGCTACAGTTGCAATTAATGGAGCTATGAATTCTGCTATTTTGGCTGCACAAATGATAGGGATAAGTAATAGTGCTGTAAAAGAAAAATTATTAGCACATAAAGAGGAAATGAAAAACTCATAA
- a CDS encoding CvpA family protein, protein MEILSSINIVDVVVVLLLIYFSYRGYISGFFNILFDSLAVIVSFYVANQYSLVLKGWMADYLKFTVSWSGFAAYILVYMLSFVFFVVWGRIVTKILKISPMGIANSIAGLVLNFFKWSLLIFILIVIIDKITIDSVGAYLDKSFVYKSFNKVSNWEFVKEFIPDLTP, encoded by the coding sequence ATGGAAATTCTCTCAAGCATTAACATTGTTGATGTTGTAGTTGTTTTATTGTTAATATATTTTAGCTATAGAGGCTATATTAGTGGGTTTTTTAATATTTTATTTGATTCATTAGCGGTTATTGTTTCTTTTTATGTAGCAAACCAGTATTCGTTGGTGCTTAAAGGATGGATGGCTGATTATTTGAAGTTTACTGTTTCTTGGTCTGGTTTTGCGGCTTATATTTTGGTCTATATGCTTAGTTTTGTTTTTTTTGTAGTGTGGGGAAGAATAGTTACGAAAATCCTCAAAATAAGCCCCATGGGCATAGCTAATAGTATAGCTGGGTTGGTCTTGAACTTCTTTAAGTGGTCTTTGTTGATATTTATTCTAATTGTTATTATTGATAAGATTACTATTGATTCTGTTGGAGCTTATCTGGACAAATCTTTTGTCTATAAAAGTTTTAATAAGGTTTCTAATTGGGAATTTGTTAAAGAGTTTATTCCAGACCTCACCCCCTAA
- a CDS encoding methionyl-tRNA formyltransferase yields the protein MINKLFFFGTPAFSANILQGLITNNIPISGVITGPDKKQNRGQEIMPSEVAIVANKNNITVFKPATIEELTVILKKEAPDLCLIIAYGMIFPAEIVNSFNFINIHTSLLPKYRGPSPVQSCLLNGDKITGVTLMKIDTGVDDGDIISTKTVNVFETETAESLFKKLETASIELLTTQLKKHNEWTYSPQASEVATFTKKIKKEDGYISLQTEEHSTIYRKFQAYYLWPGIYTFQDEQRIKITDLKFTNNKLEIISVQKEGKRPIPYKDFLNSNKPLI from the coding sequence ATGATAAACAAGCTTTTCTTTTTTGGCACACCCGCTTTCTCAGCAAACATCTTACAAGGTCTCATAACAAACAATATTCCAATCTCTGGAGTGATCACTGGTCCCGATAAAAAGCAAAATCGTGGACAAGAAATTATGCCCTCAGAAGTAGCAATTGTTGCAAATAAAAATAACATAACTGTCTTCAAGCCAGCGACTATTGAAGAATTAACAGTTATTTTAAAGAAAGAAGCTCCTGACCTTTGTTTGATTATTGCTTATGGCATGATTTTCCCAGCAGAAATAGTCAACAGTTTCAATTTCATCAACATCCATACTTCTCTGCTCCCTAAATACAGAGGACCATCTCCTGTGCAAAGCTGCCTGCTTAATGGAGACAAAATTACAGGCGTAACTTTAATGAAAATAGACACTGGTGTAGATGATGGAGATATTATTAGTACAAAAACCGTTAATGTTTTCGAAACAGAAACAGCCGAAAGTTTATTTAAAAAACTTGAAACAGCTAGTATAGAACTTTTAACAACCCAACTTAAAAAACATAACGAATGGACATATTCTCCTCAAGCATCTGAAGTTGCCACTTTTACTAAAAAAATAAAGAAAGAAGATGGCTATATAAGTTTGCAAACAGAAGAACACTCCACAATCTACAGAAAGTTCCAAGCCTATTACCTTTGGCCAGGAATTTACACTTTTCAAGATGAACAAAGGATAAAAATAACCGACTTAAAATTCACCAACAATAAGCTTGAAATCATATCAGTTCAGAAGGAAGGGAAACGGCCCATACCTTATAAAGATTTCCTTAATTCTAACAAACCGCTCATTTAA
- the def gene encoding peptide deformylase — protein MSKRKILTIGNPLLKKKSKPVTAITDKIKKVIKDMMDTMYSANGCGLAAIQIGEPLRIILVDTSDKRNELCIMINPKITHKEGEIIFTEGCLSVPGLEGDVLRANKVTVKGKDENFKDIELNVEGYPAVAFQHEIDHLNGNLYIEKALEGTTKSVDAQDNI, from the coding sequence ATGTCTAAAAGAAAAATACTAACCATCGGAAATCCTTTACTAAAGAAAAAAAGCAAACCTGTGACTGCTATTACAGATAAAATAAAAAAAGTAATCAAAGATATGATGGACACCATGTATTCTGCTAATGGCTGTGGTCTTGCGGCAATTCAAATAGGCGAACCTTTAAGAATTATACTTGTGGATACAAGCGACAAAAGAAACGAGCTATGTATAATGATTAACCCAAAGATAACCCACAAAGAGGGCGAAATAATTTTCACAGAAGGATGTTTAAGCGTTCCTGGTCTAGAAGGAGATGTTCTAAGAGCCAATAAAGTTACAGTAAAGGGAAAAGATGAAAACTTTAAAGACATAGAACTAAACGTCGAGGGGTACCCTGCCGTTGCTTTCCAACACGAAATAGATCATCTAAATGGTAATTTATATATAGAAAAAGCCCTGGAAGGCACAACTAAATCCGTAGATGCACAAGACAATATATGA
- the rlmB gene encoding 23S rRNA (guanosine(2251)-2'-O)-methyltransferase RlmB produces the protein MKNVVVGKNAVLQLLLTGQKTHQLLINKSSKHDERISAIIEIAEGNNIPYRFVEQKDLDVKCRNVKHQGIIAHIPKRQFVEIEDILEYAEELEEPPFILILDGIEDPHNFGSIARTAVAAGVHGIIVPKTKQAEITPIVSKVSTGAIDQILIAKVPNIASAIETLKKQNVWVIGTDMNAETSYAEQDYEMGLALVIGNEGKGITRLVKEKCDFLIKIPISSSIDSLNAGVSAGIMIFKIKEKRDE, from the coding sequence ATGAAGAATGTCGTCGTCGGCAAGAATGCAGTACTCCAACTGCTTCTTACTGGTCAAAAAACTCATCAACTTCTTATTAATAAAAGCTCCAAACATGATGAACGCATTAGCGCAATTATAGAAATTGCAGAAGGCAACAATATCCCTTATCGTTTTGTTGAACAAAAAGACCTTGATGTGAAATGTAGAAATGTAAAACACCAAGGAATTATTGCTCATATACCTAAGCGTCAGTTTGTTGAAATAGAAGATATCCTAGAATATGCAGAAGAATTAGAAGAACCACCTTTTATTCTAATTCTAGACGGAATTGAAGACCCACATAACTTTGGCTCTATCGCCAGAACTGCTGTAGCTGCAGGCGTACATGGAATAATTGTTCCTAAAACAAAACAAGCAGAGATTACGCCTATTGTTTCCAAAGTTAGCACGGGAGCAATTGACCAAATATTAATAGCAAAAGTACCGAATATAGCTAGCGCTATTGAAACACTAAAAAAACAAAATGTATGGGTAATTGGAACAGATATGAATGCTGAAACTAGTTATGCAGAACAAGACTATGAGATGGGATTAGCCTTAGTTATTGGAAACGAAGGTAAAGGGATTACTAGACTTGTTAAAGAAAAATGTGACTTTCTTATCAAAATACCAATCAGCTCATCCATCGACAGCTTGAATGCGGGTGTCTCGGCTGGTATTATGATTTTTAAAATCAAAGAAAAAAGAGATGAATAA
- a CDS encoding aminotransferase class III-fold pyridoxal phosphate-dependent enzyme encodes MSILKDKAKKYISPVLGKYFPDFEVISGEGIYLYDSDGKRYIDFTCGIGVTNTGHCHPTVVKAITKQASQLIHICAGIAHYEPHIKLAERLVNILPFKEASVVFSQSGSEAIEASLKLARYVTKKKKLVAFTHSFHGRTLGALSVTYKEKYKKGYEGWLIDDVIRLDYPYYFHHNTMEYHDYVFQCIANFKKAILENNDIAAVIIEPILGEGGYVPAPVEFIQELRKFTEEQGILLIFDEVQSGFGRTGTMFAMEHYDVVPDIVALAKGIASGMPLGACVAKKELMDQWTTSAHGGTYIGNPVSCAASLATISVIEEEGLLENAYEIGKFITSLLHEAQKKLPVIGDVRGVGLMIGVEFIDPVTKEPSPEIVKKIKIKALEKGLVIISCGDSDQCLRLIPALIITKAQAKEAIDILISTIQECL; translated from the coding sequence ATGAGTATTCTAAAAGATAAAGCTAAAAAATACATATCACCTGTACTAGGTAAATATTTTCCTGACTTTGAAGTTATCAGCGGAGAAGGTATTTATTTGTACGACTCAGACGGCAAAAGATACATTGATTTCACTTGCGGGATAGGCGTTACCAATACCGGTCATTGTCACCCAACAGTTGTCAAAGCAATTACAAAACAAGCCTCACAACTAATTCATATCTGTGCAGGCATTGCTCATTATGAACCCCATATTAAACTTGCCGAGCGTCTTGTTAACATATTACCTTTTAAGGAAGCCTCTGTTGTCTTCTCTCAAAGCGGATCAGAAGCTATTGAAGCAAGCTTAAAACTAGCCAGATATGTAACTAAAAAGAAAAAACTAGTTGCCTTCACGCATTCTTTTCATGGAAGAACGCTGGGAGCCTTGTCCGTAACCTACAAAGAAAAATATAAAAAAGGTTATGAGGGATGGCTAATTGATGATGTTATACGTTTAGATTATCCCTACTACTTCCATCATAATACAATGGAATATCACGACTATGTTTTCCAATGTATCGCAAATTTTAAAAAAGCTATCTTGGAGAACAACGACATTGCAGCGGTTATTATTGAACCCATACTTGGGGAAGGTGGCTATGTTCCCGCTCCAGTTGAATTTATCCAAGAACTAAGAAAATTCACTGAAGAACAAGGGATTCTCCTAATATTTGATGAAGTACAATCTGGCTTCGGACGTACAGGAACAATGTTTGCCATGGAACATTATGACGTTGTTCCCGACATTGTTGCCCTTGCAAAAGGGATTGCCTCTGGCATGCCACTTGGTGCTTGCGTTGCCAAAAAAGAACTAATGGACCAATGGACAACAAGTGCTCATGGTGGAACATATATAGGAAACCCCGTTTCCTGCGCAGCCTCACTGGCCACGATATCTGTTATTGAAGAAGAAGGGCTACTCGAAAATGCCTACGAAATAGGAAAATTTATTACCTCTCTCCTTCATGAAGCCCAAAAAAAACTTCCAGTTATTGGGGATGTTCGTGGTGTAGGTCTTATGATTGGAGTTGAGTTTATCGACCCTGTCACCAAAGAACCTTCTCCTGAAATTGTTAAAAAAATTAAAATAAAAGCTTTAGAAAAAGGACTAGTTATTATTAGTTGCGGAGACAGCGACCAGTGTCTACGTTTAATCCCAGCTTTAATTATTACAAAAGCACAAGCCAAAGAAGCGATAGATATACTAATTAGCACTATCCAGGAATGTCTTTAA